In the Syntrophotaleaceae bacterium genome, GTCAATCCAGATACCAACGCCGCATCGAGAAGTTTCGTGCTGGCTGGCAAGGTGGACGGTCTGGTCAAGCAGGATGGCCAATACTTCCTGCTGGAGCATAAGACCGCCTCACAAATCGATGCCGGTTATCTGGAACGGCTTTGGACTGATTTTCAGATCATCATTTATGCGTGGTATCTGGAACAGACCCTAGGTGTCCGTATCTCCGGCATCATCTACAACGTGCTGGTCAAAGCCAAGCTGCGCCAGAGCAAAGGTGAAACGGAAGCTGAGTTTGAAACCCGCCGTGCCGAGCTGATCGCCAAATCCAAAACCGGCAAGAGCAGCGCCAAGCGCAAGATGCCCGAGCCGGATGATGCCTTCCAGCAGCGCCTCAAAGACAAATACCTCGAGCCCGGCATGTTTCACCGGGAGGTGCTCTACATCTCCCGCGATCAATTCGACGAGCTGCGCAGTGAGCTTTGGGAACTATCCAAAGCCATGCTGGATGCCCGCCGCCGCAACACCTTCTACCGCAATACGGCCTTCTGTTTTCAGTATGGACGCGCCTGTCCCTACTTCCCGCTGTGCCAGAGCGGTGAGAACCCCAACGTCATTGAAAACCATTACCAACGGGTGCTCCCGCACGAAGAGCTGCGGGATGGAGCAAGTGAAGATGCTGCCCCTGTTTTTTAACCCAAACCATACAAGGAGATAAATCATGCTTCCGAAAAGCAAAACCAAACCGAAAGCAAGCCTGAACGACCTGACCGCACTGGTTTACGGTCCAAGCAAAATTGGCAAGAGCACTTGGTGCTCCCACGCGGAAAACGCCCTGTTTCTCGCCACGGAACCGGGGCTGAACGCCCTCGAAGTGTTCGAAGCGCCCATTACCTGCTGGGATGACCTTCTGCAGGCGTGTGCCGAGATTGCCGAAGGCAAACACGACTTCAAGACCATCGTCATCGACACGGTGGATAACGCCTACCGCATGTGTGCGGATTATGTCTGCAAGAAATTCAAGATCGAGCACGAG is a window encoding:
- a CDS encoding PD-(D/E)XK nuclease family protein; this encodes VNPDTNAASRSFVLAGKVDGLVKQDGQYFLLEHKTASQIDAGYLERLWTDFQIIIYAWYLEQTLGVRISGIIYNVLVKAKLRQSKGETEAEFETRRAELIAKSKTGKSSAKRKMPEPDDAFQQRLKDKYLEPGMFHREVLYISRDQFDELRSELWELSKAMLDARRRNTFYRNTAFCFQYGRACPYFPLCQSGENPNVIENHYQRVLPHEELRDGASEDAAPVF